The Kocuria sp. TGY1127_2 genome includes a window with the following:
- a CDS encoding sodium:proton antiporter: protein MDFLIVVIVILLATLVLVGVGDRFNLPWPVLLTLATAAMIFIPGVPNVTIQPELILPIFLPPLLWALGQRASWQMFRTNWRAIVIYSVVLVSITILAVMWTSMVFIPGMTVAAAVAIGAAVAPPDPVAVEAVAEPVGIPRRIVSTLQTEGPFNDAVSLVAFQAALAAITVNSHLSAPVLVLEFLYTAFAAVVIGLLFGWLGGIARRHLNSHVARSGLTLIIPFAVYIASEEVRASGVIAVVVAAVQMSSTMGDLEPEDRLTGTAFWEVIEMLITGVAFGLIGLQVRQVVEDAGDRIGEMLLHGCIIAAVVIFIRLAWMSIIVGFNHSKARRPMTPRTMGEALVMTWSGMRGLVTLALALSLPAEGFGFRSEVLVIATMVLLFTMVFPGLTLPFLVKMLGLDQEDQQDRQERELLKRAQNAAMEAVGRYAQDAPPELVSMVSDLYRRMVPKSPQEVENQEFYEAQLAERNKRRKLFAKMRDTALNAAQDEIISARSDRGVDPATVDHVLRKLDQMAAVQNPDMANLLPGLQSGLSSPPAGKPQKPPRPPKQS, encoded by the coding sequence GTGGACTTCTTGATCGTCGTCATTGTGATCTTGTTGGCGACCCTCGTCCTCGTGGGGGTCGGCGACAGATTCAACCTGCCCTGGCCGGTTCTTCTGACACTGGCGACCGCCGCCATGATTTTCATTCCCGGCGTGCCGAATGTGACCATTCAGCCTGAGCTCATCCTCCCGATATTCTTGCCTCCACTTCTGTGGGCACTGGGGCAGAGAGCCAGCTGGCAGATGTTCCGGACCAACTGGCGAGCGATCGTGATCTATTCGGTGGTCCTCGTGTCCATCACTATCCTGGCGGTCATGTGGACCTCCATGGTCTTCATCCCCGGAATGACCGTGGCTGCTGCCGTCGCGATCGGTGCGGCCGTAGCCCCTCCGGACCCCGTGGCGGTCGAAGCCGTCGCGGAACCCGTCGGAATACCTCGACGCATCGTTTCGACCTTGCAAACCGAGGGCCCCTTCAACGACGCCGTCTCCTTGGTGGCGTTCCAGGCGGCTCTCGCAGCCATTACCGTCAATAGCCATCTGTCTGCACCTGTTCTCGTCCTCGAATTCCTGTATACGGCTTTTGCTGCGGTGGTCATCGGTCTGCTCTTCGGCTGGCTGGGCGGAATCGCGCGGCGTCACCTCAACTCGCATGTCGCACGATCCGGCCTGACACTCATTATTCCGTTCGCCGTATATATCGCCTCCGAAGAGGTTCGCGCCTCCGGAGTCATTGCCGTGGTCGTTGCTGCCGTCCAAATGTCCAGCACGATGGGAGACCTGGAACCGGAGGATCGATTGACCGGAACGGCGTTCTGGGAAGTCATCGAGATGCTCATCACCGGCGTCGCCTTCGGGCTGATCGGGTTGCAAGTTCGGCAAGTCGTTGAGGATGCAGGAGATCGCATCGGAGAGATGCTTCTCCACGGATGCATCATCGCGGCCGTCGTCATCTTCATTCGCCTCGCGTGGATGAGCATCATTGTCGGTTTCAACCATTCCAAGGCACGCCGACCCATGACGCCACGGACCATGGGCGAGGCGCTCGTGATGACATGGTCAGGGATGCGAGGTCTCGTCACGTTGGCCCTCGCGCTGTCCCTGCCGGCCGAAGGATTCGGATTCCGGTCCGAAGTTCTGGTGATCGCAACCATGGTCTTGCTCTTCACCATGGTTTTCCCCGGGCTGACACTTCCGTTCCTCGTCAAAATGCTCGGTCTCGATCAAGAGGATCAACAGGATCGACAAGAGCGCGAACTCCTGAAGAGGGCGCAGAACGCGGCGATGGAAGCGGTTGGCCGCTACGCTCAGGACGCCCCACCTGAACTCGTGTCCATGGTCTCGGACCTGTACCGACGGATGGTCCCGAAGAGCCCCCAGGAAGTGGAGAACCAGGAGTTCTACGAGGCGCAGCTGGCGGAGCGCAACAAACGCCGTAAGCTCTTCGCCAAAATGAGAGACACCGCCCTGAACGCTGCCCAGGACGAAATCATCAGTGCGCGCTCTGATCGCGGAGTGGACCCGGCCACCGTCGACCACGTGCTTCGGAAGCTCGACCAGATGGCCGCCGTTCAGAACCCCGATATGGCAAATCTGCTCCCGGGGCTTCAATCAGGCCTCTCATCTCCACCGGCGGGCAAGCCCCAAAAACCGCCCCGGCCACCAAAACAGAGCTAG
- a CDS encoding MarR family winged helix-turn-helix transcriptional regulator — translation MTELQQEPVDADAQIKAASWRQFFETSQMLTNRLEQLLRKDTALRLADYDVCQLLYNAPDHRLRLGDIAHIMVFSPSRLSYQVGVLCDKGVLRRIEDASDGRAAFAELTSHGVDVFLQARETHRQHVNEILNDLVSVEEAESIERLFAQVRQRLLQG, via the coding sequence GTGACAGAGCTGCAACAGGAACCAGTTGACGCTGATGCACAGATCAAAGCCGCTTCATGGCGCCAGTTTTTTGAGACGTCGCAGATGCTCACAAATCGTCTCGAACAATTATTGCGCAAAGACACAGCGCTCCGGCTGGCCGATTACGATGTCTGCCAGCTCCTCTACAACGCCCCGGATCACCGATTGCGCCTGGGAGACATCGCGCACATCATGGTTTTCTCACCGTCACGTCTGAGTTACCAGGTGGGGGTCCTGTGCGACAAAGGCGTGCTGCGTCGCATTGAAGACGCTTCCGACGGTCGCGCCGCATTCGCGGAACTGACCAGCCACGGCGTGGACGTTTTCCTCCAAGCGCGCGAAACTCATCGACAGCACGTCAATGAGATCCTTAACGACCTCGTCAGCGTCGAGGAGGCCGAGTCGATCGAGCGGCTTTTCGCTCAAGTTCGCCAGCGGCTCTTACAGGGCTGA
- a CDS encoding response regulator transcription factor has translation MRIILAEDSTLLREGLVMVLKRLGHEVSREVGDAPGLLAAVDQAQGQEGVDVVVTDVRMPPTNTSDGLQAAHTLRERYPRLPVLVLSQYIASAYARELFSEDSSGLGYLLKDRVGKIEDFARALETVAGGGTVIDPDVVKHLMGNAASDNRSAALERLTPRELEILKLMAQGKANSEIEQELYVSSATVAKHIGNIFDKLGLDSDAGNRRVRAVLAFLDH, from the coding sequence GTGCGTATCATTCTCGCCGAAGATTCCACCCTCCTCAGAGAGGGCCTCGTGATGGTTCTCAAACGCCTCGGCCATGAGGTCTCCCGTGAGGTCGGGGATGCCCCTGGGCTTCTGGCCGCCGTGGACCAAGCGCAAGGACAGGAAGGGGTCGACGTCGTGGTCACGGACGTGCGTATGCCTCCGACCAATACCTCGGACGGCCTGCAGGCCGCACACACCCTCCGTGAGCGGTATCCCAGGCTCCCCGTCCTGGTTCTCTCCCAGTACATTGCTTCTGCATATGCCCGGGAGTTGTTCTCAGAAGACTCGTCCGGCCTGGGCTACCTCCTCAAGGACCGTGTCGGCAAAATCGAGGACTTCGCGCGGGCCCTGGAAACGGTGGCCGGCGGCGGGACCGTCATCGACCCCGACGTCGTCAAGCACCTCATGGGAAATGCCGCGTCGGACAACAGGTCGGCGGCCTTGGAACGGCTGACCCCGCGAGAACTCGAGATCCTGAAGCTGATGGCGCAGGGCAAGGCGAATTCGGAGATCGAGCAGGAGCTCTACGTTTCTTCCGCGACGGTGGCCAAACACATCGGCAATATTTTCGACAAGCTGGGGTTGGACAGCGACGCCGGGAATCGACGCGTCCGCGCGGTCCTTGCATTCCTGGACCACTAA
- a CDS encoding histidine kinase: MNVSMWRKLASPWYLVSAGPWVALIAIVIQPMMFFVAFFAVFLVMALISSNDYALSFFFFGIPLLGLIFLPVVGLWFGYIERGRLWMMGFQNVPSAHVNLPLKPFLVWLKTRYREPASWRNVLALVVTGVFGIVNTVLLALETLTLATMGFLWILTGQFHRTIPANELPGLFKFIRLMTDGDVTPDDWWKFPLVALASLVVFAYFNGLLAAITGSASKALLSPRPEEIERQVQQLTSSRARIMDSFESERRRIERDLHDGVQQELVNLTLRLGMAEYELQALENQGIDVAAARQEVSRAQEQMDHALQTLRNTVRGIYPAVLEDHGLRAALEELANNCMLPVHLVYTAADQLPQDIQRSAYYIASEAVTNTLKHSTASTIWITAYTEDNVLHIEITDNGQGGADSRGGTGVSGLNERVQTMNGKVWLVSPPGGPTTLFGSIPLEEKQTSPALSAE, translated from the coding sequence ATGAACGTTTCGATGTGGCGCAAGCTGGCGAGTCCCTGGTACCTCGTATCCGCCGGTCCCTGGGTCGCCCTCATCGCCATCGTCATCCAGCCGATGATGTTTTTCGTAGCGTTTTTCGCCGTATTTCTCGTCATGGCGCTCATATCCAGCAACGACTATGCGCTGAGCTTCTTTTTCTTCGGGATCCCATTGCTGGGGCTCATTTTTCTGCCCGTAGTAGGCCTGTGGTTCGGTTACATCGAGCGTGGCCGGCTGTGGATGATGGGCTTTCAGAACGTTCCCTCGGCCCACGTCAATCTGCCCCTCAAGCCTTTCTTGGTATGGCTCAAGACCAGATATCGTGAACCCGCCTCTTGGCGCAACGTCCTTGCTCTCGTAGTCACGGGTGTCTTCGGAATCGTCAATACGGTACTGCTCGCACTCGAAACCCTGACTCTGGCAACCATGGGGTTTCTGTGGATCTTGACCGGACAATTCCACAGGACCATTCCGGCCAATGAGCTCCCCGGATTGTTCAAGTTCATCCGTCTGATGACGGACGGGGACGTCACCCCGGATGATTGGTGGAAGTTCCCGCTCGTTGCGCTCGCTTCGCTCGTCGTCTTCGCCTATTTCAACGGGCTGCTGGCCGCCATTACAGGCTCGGCGTCGAAGGCACTCCTGAGCCCGCGTCCGGAGGAGATCGAGCGTCAGGTTCAACAGTTGACGTCGTCACGCGCCCGGATCATGGACTCATTCGAGTCCGAGCGGCGCCGTATAGAGCGGGATCTGCACGATGGGGTTCAACAAGAGCTCGTGAACCTCACACTGAGGCTGGGCATGGCCGAATACGAACTCCAAGCCCTGGAGAACCAGGGGATCGACGTCGCCGCCGCACGGCAAGAAGTATCCCGCGCTCAAGAACAGATGGACCATGCTCTCCAAACGTTGCGCAATACGGTCCGGGGAATCTACCCTGCGGTCCTCGAAGACCACGGTCTGCGAGCGGCGCTCGAAGAACTCGCGAACAACTGCATGCTGCCTGTCCACCTGGTCTACACCGCAGCTGACCAGCTCCCCCAGGACATCCAACGCAGCGCGTACTACATCGCGAGCGAGGCAGTGACCAACACCCTCAAACATTCGACCGCCAGCACCATTTGGATCACTGCGTATACAGAGGACAATGTTCTGCATATCGAAATCACCGATAACGGCCAGGGCGGTGCCGACTCTCGTGGCGGAACAGGCGTTTCGGGCCTGAACGAACGTGTTCAAACCATGAACGGCAAGGTCTGGTTGGTTTCGCCCCCTGGCGGGCCCACGACGCTCTTCGGCTCGATACCCTTGGAGGAGAAGCAGACTTCACCTGCATTGTCCGCCGAATAG
- a CDS encoding PHB depolymerase family esterase — MNDCLTASQKSLTVQGRERTLTLVVPKNLPSDPPLVIVFHGSQQSSRVFRKFTAGTFDAAARNGAVLAYIDGFDRHFNDSRVGANFRCRELGIDDVAFTAATIKRLSRTHGIDESRVFVVGYSNGGHMVIRLIHEAPKLLAGAATIAATQPTPENFLLAGRLPTLPRPVRLLAIHGTEDQLAPYDGGQASLWGKQSRGAVLSAPDSARYFAERNGIRTPPTETQWHEDVVVTEWAGQDLEPVHLWTVHGMGHVVPVPHELPASLGPGTRAFTAADVITDFFGLSEV; from the coding sequence GTGAACGATTGCCTGACTGCGTCCCAGAAGTCCCTGACCGTCCAGGGCCGCGAGCGCACCCTGACGTTGGTCGTGCCGAAAAATCTCCCGTCGGACCCGCCGCTCGTGATTGTTTTCCACGGTTCTCAGCAGAGTTCTCGCGTATTCCGAAAATTCACCGCGGGAACCTTCGACGCCGCCGCGCGCAACGGCGCCGTCCTCGCCTACATCGATGGCTTCGATCGGCACTTCAACGATTCCCGCGTGGGGGCGAACTTCCGATGCCGCGAGCTCGGGATCGACGACGTCGCTTTCACGGCCGCCACGATCAAAAGGCTGAGCAGGACTCACGGAATCGATGAGTCCAGGGTCTTCGTGGTCGGGTATTCGAATGGCGGTCATATGGTTATCCGTTTGATTCACGAAGCCCCGAAACTCCTGGCCGGGGCGGCCACGATTGCGGCGACACAACCGACCCCGGAGAATTTCCTGCTTGCCGGCAGACTCCCCACGTTGCCGAGACCCGTACGCCTTCTCGCAATCCACGGGACCGAGGATCAGCTGGCTCCCTACGATGGTGGGCAAGCATCCCTGTGGGGAAAGCAGTCTCGAGGTGCGGTCCTTTCTGCACCCGATTCCGCCCGATACTTTGCCGAGCGCAATGGCATTCGTACACCACCCACCGAGACCCAATGGCATGAAGACGTCGTCGTCACCGAATGGGCCGGACAAGATCTGGAGCCGGTTCACCTGTGGACGGTGCACGGTATGGGCCATGTGGTCCCGGTCCCCCACGAGCTGCCTGCGAGCCTTGGCCCGGGAACACGAGCATTTACCGCGGCGGACGTGATCACCGATTTCTTCGGCTTGTCCGAGGTATAG
- a CDS encoding VOC family protein, whose product MAIPSLSGIHHVKIPVSDIDQSRRWYEAVLGLQVNHNFQDDDGVVRGVAGTLTSPEGDAFLSIALRQDPKVAEGIHGFDPLSLFVPHHDELAAWKEHLVQLGYGSPESTPNGNVLLLHDPDGIEIRIFGTQP is encoded by the coding sequence ATGGCCATCCCATCCCTGTCAGGCATCCACCATGTGAAGATCCCCGTCAGCGACATCGATCAGAGCCGACGGTGGTATGAGGCAGTGCTCGGGCTGCAAGTCAATCACAACTTCCAGGACGACGACGGCGTGGTGCGCGGCGTCGCCGGGACTCTGACCTCGCCCGAGGGCGACGCGTTCCTCTCCATCGCCCTCCGGCAGGATCCAAAGGTTGCTGAAGGGATTCACGGCTTCGATCCCCTCTCGCTGTTCGTCCCCCACCATGACGAATTGGCCGCGTGGAAAGAGCATCTCGTTCAACTCGGTTACGGTTCTCCCGAATCGACCCCCAATGGCAACGTGCTGCTCCTCCACGATCCCGACGGCATCGAGATCAGAATCTTCGGCACACAGCCATAG
- a CDS encoding CE1759 family FMN reductase has translation MRNPKIVVITAGLSEPSSTALLGERLADSTLARLDGTGLTAQVETISLRGLAHGIADYITMGFPSGEVGRALDTVRSADAIIAVTPTFKAGYTGLFKSFWDLTDDDDLVGTPTIVAATGGTARHSLMIESSLRPLFAYLHADVVPTGVFAATDDFGADSSLQHRIDRAGLELADRIAWQAGTNRAERAPSVEKKSEPKAPSLAGGGGLPPLRVTPFDQLLNGEA, from the coding sequence ATGCGTAATCCCAAGATCGTCGTGATCACTGCGGGACTGTCCGAACCGTCGTCGACGGCTCTTCTGGGCGAACGCCTCGCGGATTCCACGCTTGCCCGCCTCGACGGTACTGGTCTGACCGCTCAGGTCGAGACCATCAGTCTCCGAGGCTTGGCCCACGGTATCGCTGATTACATAACCATGGGCTTTCCTTCGGGCGAAGTCGGCAGAGCGCTGGACACGGTACGTTCCGCGGATGCGATCATAGCGGTAACACCCACCTTCAAGGCCGGATACACCGGGCTGTTCAAATCCTTCTGGGATCTGACGGACGACGACGATCTTGTGGGAACCCCCACGATCGTCGCCGCTACCGGCGGCACAGCTCGTCACTCGCTCATGATCGAGTCTTCCCTGCGCCCGCTGTTCGCGTACCTTCACGCCGACGTCGTACCGACCGGAGTATTCGCGGCAACGGACGATTTTGGGGCAGACTCCTCGCTTCAGCACCGTATCGATCGGGCAGGCCTCGAGCTGGCTGATCGCATCGCCTGGCAGGCCGGGACCAACCGGGCCGAGAGGGCGCCATCCGTGGAGAAGAAGTCCGAGCCGAAAGCGCCGTCCCTCGCCGGCGGTGGGGGGCTTCCTCCGCTCAGGGTCACCCCTTTCGATCAGCTGTTGAACGGCGAGGCGTGA
- a CDS encoding LLM class flavin-dependent oxidoreductase has translation MQLGIMTIGDVTQDPTNGTTPTENERIKATVEIAKKADDIGLDVFATGQHHNPPFVAPGNPPTLMAYLAAVTKNIILSTSTTLITTMDPVRLAEDYSYVQHLSEGRVDLMLGRGNTGPVYPWFGKDIRQGVNLAVENYNLLHRLWNEDVVNWQGKFRTPLQSFTSTPRPLDGVAPFVWHGSIRTPEIAEQAAYYGDGFFHNNIFWNKEHTEQMINLYRERYEHYGHGKAEQAIVGLGGQFFMRQNSQDAWREFRPYFDNAPVYGHGPTLEEFTDQTPLTVGSPQEVLEKTLSFREYAGDYQRQLFLVDHAGLPLKTVLEQLDMFGEQVLPELRKEYAASHNPEVPEAPVHPRVAKSREFQEGANHA, from the coding sequence ATGCAGCTCGGAATCATGACGATCGGGGATGTCACCCAGGACCCCACCAATGGCACCACACCGACCGAAAATGAACGCATCAAAGCGACCGTCGAGATCGCCAAGAAGGCCGACGATATCGGCCTGGACGTTTTCGCGACGGGTCAGCACCACAACCCACCGTTCGTGGCTCCGGGTAACCCTCCCACGCTCATGGCGTATCTCGCCGCCGTAACCAAGAACATCATTCTGTCGACCTCGACCACCCTCATCACCACGATGGATCCGGTTCGTCTGGCGGAGGACTACTCCTACGTCCAGCACCTGTCCGAAGGCCGCGTGGATCTGATGCTCGGTCGCGGCAATACCGGGCCGGTCTACCCGTGGTTCGGTAAGGACATTCGCCAAGGCGTGAACCTTGCGGTGGAAAACTACAACCTGTTGCATCGCCTCTGGAATGAGGACGTCGTGAACTGGCAAGGCAAGTTCCGTACCCCCTTGCAGTCCTTCACCTCGACGCCGCGGCCGTTGGACGGCGTCGCGCCCTTCGTATGGCACGGTTCCATCCGCACCCCGGAGATCGCCGAACAGGCGGCATATTACGGAGACGGCTTCTTCCACAACAACATCTTCTGGAACAAGGAGCACACGGAGCAGATGATCAATCTGTACCGCGAGCGCTACGAACACTACGGTCACGGAAAGGCCGAGCAGGCGATCGTCGGCTTGGGCGGACAGTTCTTCATGCGGCAGAACAGCCAGGACGCATGGCGGGAATTCCGTCCCTACTTCGACAACGCTCCCGTCTACGGGCACGGCCCCACGCTGGAAGAGTTCACGGACCAAACCCCGTTGACGGTCGGCTCTCCTCAAGAAGTCCTTGAAAAGACCCTTTCGTTCCGGGAGTACGCAGGCGATTACCAACGCCAGCTGTTCCTCGTGGACCACGCGGGCCTGCCCCTCAAGACCGTTTTGGAGCAGCTTGACATGTTCGGCGAGCAGGTCCTGCCCGAGCTTCGGAAGGAGTACGCGGCCTCGCACAACCCCGAGGTGCCGGAAGCTCCGGTTCACCCGCGCGTCGCCAAATCTCGGGAGTTTCAGGAAGGAGCAAACCATGCGTAA
- a CDS encoding MFS transporter yields MTTLTPARRSIALLAIALGGFGIGVTEFASMGLLPDIARDLLPKFDQSPETEIAKAGRLITMYALGVVVGAPTIAALGAKASYTRLALLLLCLFIVGTLASAFAPTFGLLSTFRFIAALPHGAYFAVASLLAARIMGPGNQGKGIALALSGLTIANVVGVPLATWLGQNFGWRSAYLMVAAIFALALVLAFFSLPRYAGDPTRTAGSELRAFKNIRIWIMIAVGSIGFGGFFAVYSYITEVSTQVAGLSSSVVPWVLAVMGIGMTIGNMIGGWASDRNLTKTVLFGFTAFIISLVLYTLLAPSKPGLFITVFLIGVTQSILIPSIQARLIRIAGKAALLGAAVNHSAFNIGNALGAALGGASIAAGFGYLSPGWIGIGLAVLGLVLALVSLAVTRHDKRASRDTVGISIVKKH; encoded by the coding sequence TTGACCACTCTCACACCCGCTCGTCGGAGTATTGCCCTTTTGGCCATCGCTCTCGGCGGTTTTGGCATCGGGGTCACCGAATTCGCCTCCATGGGTCTCCTTCCTGATATTGCGCGGGACCTCCTGCCGAAATTCGATCAATCCCCCGAAACCGAGATCGCCAAGGCAGGCAGGCTCATCACGATGTACGCGCTAGGCGTCGTCGTAGGAGCCCCGACAATCGCAGCCCTCGGCGCCAAAGCCTCGTATACGCGACTGGCGTTGCTGCTCTTGTGCCTGTTCATCGTCGGGACATTGGCGTCCGCATTCGCCCCGACCTTCGGGCTGCTCTCGACCTTCCGGTTCATTGCCGCCCTGCCTCACGGTGCGTACTTTGCGGTGGCCTCCCTGCTCGCGGCCCGGATCATGGGTCCGGGGAACCAGGGGAAGGGAATTGCCCTGGCCCTTTCCGGACTCACGATCGCGAACGTCGTGGGCGTTCCCCTCGCGACCTGGCTCGGCCAGAATTTCGGCTGGCGTTCGGCCTATTTGATGGTCGCGGCGATTTTCGCCCTTGCACTTGTTCTCGCGTTCTTTTCGCTTCCGCGTTACGCAGGGGACCCCACGCGCACAGCGGGATCCGAGCTCCGGGCCTTTAAGAACATACGTATCTGGATCATGATCGCCGTGGGCTCCATCGGGTTCGGTGGATTTTTCGCGGTGTACTCGTACATCACCGAGGTCTCGACTCAGGTCGCGGGCCTCTCTTCGTCGGTGGTCCCTTGGGTCCTGGCGGTCATGGGCATCGGCATGACGATCGGCAATATGATCGGTGGCTGGGCCAGCGACCGCAATCTCACCAAGACAGTGCTCTTCGGCTTCACCGCGTTCATCATTTCGCTGGTGCTGTACACACTGCTCGCCCCGTCCAAGCCCGGTCTTTTTATTACGGTGTTCCTGATTGGCGTCACCCAGTCGATTCTGATTCCGTCCATCCAGGCGCGTTTGATCCGCATCGCGGGCAAGGCTGCGCTCCTCGGTGCGGCGGTGAACCACTCGGCGTTCAACATCGGCAATGCCCTTGGTGCCGCGCTGGGTGGCGCTTCGATTGCCGCAGGCTTTGGATACCTCTCGCCCGGTTGGATCGGCATAGGACTCGCCGTGCTGGGTCTGGTTCTGGCTCTTGTCAGCTTGGCGGTCACGCGGCACGACAAACGGGCAAGCCGGGACACTGTGGGTATCAGCATCGTGAAAAAACACTAA
- a CDS encoding recombinase family protein yields MFRDTRVSKTEQDLDTQRDSLSQLGVAEAQMYVDHGLAGANGSRPDLWGSMAAVRTGEVLVVAKLDRLARSLPCAREIAPELTPLGVTPNIGRSVHDPVGRLLFRVLSMGADSEAHRLSTREGMAAANENGRLGDKKPKFSPSQKKHLVSLHRGREITIADIAERFGASRSTVCRAIQRARASSPRGLPEGKGQLAQPRFAWRKIANGSRFMTGDHLPGVRGHHVIQRGR; encoded by the coding sequence TTGTTTCGCGACACCCGGGTCTCGAAGACCGAACAAGACCTCGATACCCAAAGGGACAGCCTGTCCCAACTCGGTGTTGCCGAAGCGCAGATGTATGTTGACCACGGGTTAGCCGGGGCCAACGGGTCCCGGCCCGATCTGTGGGGATCAATGGCCGCAGTCCGCACCGGGGAGGTCCTAGTAGTCGCCAAACTAGATCGGCTCGCTCGGTCGTTACCGTGTGCCCGGGAAATTGCTCCTGAATTGACGCCCCTGGGCGTGACTCCAAATATTGGACGAAGTGTCCATGACCCGGTCGGCCGGTTGCTGTTCCGAGTGCTTAGCATGGGCGCCGATTCCGAGGCCCACCGGCTAAGCACCCGCGAAGGAATGGCCGCAGCCAATGAAAACGGCCGGTTGGGGGACAAAAAGCCGAAATTTTCTCCGTCTCAGAAGAAACATCTGGTGTCGCTGCATCGCGGTAGGGAGATCACGATCGCAGACATCGCGGAGCGGTTCGGCGCGTCCCGGTCTACGGTTTGCAGAGCAATTCAACGGGCCAGGGCCAGTAGCCCACGTGGACTGCCTGAAGGCAAGGGACAGCTCGCTCAACCCAGATTCGCATGGAGGAAAATCGCGAATGGTTCAAGGTTCATGACTGGCGACCACTTGCCGGGGGTAAGGGGCCATCACGTTATTCAACGAGGCCGTTAG
- a CDS encoding GntR family transcriptional regulator has protein sequence MTQLTLDTSSISRGDGLTDQAYKVIRDAILSRRLAPGSRLSIPEISRQLDISRSPVREAIARIEYEGLAESISHRGAVVVEIGLDELIAIYDVREVLEGLAARLATRTADAALIDDLERNWQAHHNAVESDDVEQHMKLDAAFHRRIRDASGNHRLSENLRQLQGQIRVAMTTTVARRGGMHAALAEHRTLIDAIQGGDPAVAENVAREHITRLRESLHDAALADHHHIDERHKP, from the coding sequence ATGACTCAGCTCACATTGGATACCAGTTCCATCAGTAGAGGCGATGGCCTCACGGATCAGGCCTACAAGGTAATCCGCGACGCGATCCTCAGCCGGCGTCTGGCACCAGGGAGCCGGCTGTCCATCCCCGAGATATCTCGGCAACTTGATATCAGTCGAAGTCCTGTGCGGGAGGCCATTGCTCGCATCGAGTACGAAGGTCTTGCGGAGAGCATCTCCCACCGCGGGGCCGTCGTCGTTGAGATCGGCCTTGACGAACTCATCGCCATCTATGACGTGCGCGAGGTCCTCGAAGGACTCGCAGCCCGCCTCGCAACCCGAACCGCAGATGCTGCACTGATCGATGACCTGGAACGGAACTGGCAGGCCCACCACAATGCCGTCGAGAGCGACGATGTGGAACAGCACATGAAGCTCGACGCCGCATTTCACCGTCGCATCCGCGACGCCAGCGGCAACCACCGACTCTCGGAGAACCTGCGACAACTGCAAGGACAGATCAGGGTGGCCATGACGACCACCGTTGCCCGTCGTGGCGGTATGCATGCAGCCCTCGCCGAGCACCGCACTCTCATTGACGCCATCCAAGGTGGCGACCCCGCAGTGGCGGAAAACGTCGCTCGCGAACATATCACTCGTTTGCGCGAGAGCCTCCATGATGCGGCTCTCGCGGACCATCACCACATCGACGAAAGGCACAAGCCATGA